In a single window of the Mustelus asterias chromosome 3, sMusAst1.hap1.1, whole genome shotgun sequence genome:
- the trim59 gene encoding tripartite motif-containing protein 59, giving the protein MDNFEEDLTCSVCYSIFEDPRVLPCSHTFCRTCLENIVHESGFISIWQPLRIPLKCPTCRSIVDLPPVGTSSLPINFSLIGIIEKYQKEEHPKTPTCPEHFRQPLNMFCLLDRKLVCGFCLTVGQHQGHPIDDLQNAYIKEKETSSRLVEQLTDKHWGKVSIFIEQLEHQKSQAEQIIQQDKETVIQYFENLQKTIQSKKEALLVAFDEVNLKITTEYVPLIQEMKKLKEEQHDLLTFSTYLEDEDDPLAFLEKIHIYRQRVNTLMKTQLPCIRALNMQPRAGQFLMQKWSKVTLDHIEDAPIPQVKHCLENHWNKDLAIRINQMKEFSQRSVTSVLFLTLLFLLTIVSLSVLFKDSCVLLNATVIDLPQVKQMCDVVLEVCAGLNSLKAALEHSAQSVIDSFCQLTVLFPCIYQIFGFQLSTVFQYASNSLQSLLSSESHEQT; this is encoded by the coding sequence ATGGATAACTTTGAGGAAGATTTAACTTGTTCTGTATGCTACTCCATCTTTGAGGACCCTCGTGTATTGCCTTGTTCTCACACCTTTTGTAGAACATGTTTGGAAAACATTGTTCATGAATCAGGATTTATTTCCATTTGGCAGCCCCTCCGAATTCCACTGAAATGTCCTACTTGTAGAAGTATTGTGGATCTACCCCCAGTCGGCACAAGCTCATTACCAATAAACTTTTCACTGATAGGAATTATTGAGAAATACCAGAAAGAAGAACACCCAAAGACTCCTACGTGCCCAGAGCACTTCAGGCAACCCTTAAACATGTTCTGTTTGTTGGACCGTAAATTGGTATGTGGTTTTTGCTTAACAGTGGGTCAGCATCAAGGCCATCCCATTGACGATCTCCAGAATGCTTATATTAAGGAAAAGGAGACATCTAGCAGACTTGTTGAACAGTTAACTGATAAGCATTGGGGCAAAGTATCCATTTTCATTGAACAACTGGAGCACCAGAAATCACAAGCTGAACAAATCATTCAGCAAGATAAAGAAACAGTCATCCAATATTTTGAGAATCTCCAAAAAACAATACAAAGTAAAAAAGAGGCTCTTTTGGTTGCTTTTGATGAGGTCAACTTAAAGATTACCACTGAGTATGTTCCATTAATTCAGGAAATGAAAAAACTGAAGGAAGAACAACATGACCTTCTAACTTTTAGTACATATTTGGAAGATGAAGACGATCCCTTGGCTTTTCTTGAGAAAATTCATATCTACCGCCAGAGGGTGAATACTTTAATGAAAACACAGCTTCCGTGTATTCGTGCACTGAATATGCAACCACGAGCAGGACAATTTCTGATGCAGAAATGGTCAAAGGTTACACTTGACCATATTGAAGATGCACCAATCCCACAAGTGAAACATTGTTTGGAAAATCACTGGAATAAAGATCTTGCAATACGTATCAATCAAATGAAGGAATTTTCTCAAAGATCTGTTACTTCAGTTCTATTTTTAACACTGCTGTTCTTGCTAACCATTGTTTCATTGAGTGTTTTGTTCAAGGATTCTTGCGTTTTGTTAAATGCCACAGTTATTGATCTCCCACAGGTGAAGCAGATGTGTGACGTAGTGCTAGAAGTTTGTGCTGGGCTTAATTCTTTGAAGGCTGCTTTGGAACATTCTGCACAATCGGTGATTGATTCTTTTTGCCAGCTGACAGTTTTATTTCCTTGCATTTATCAAATATTTGGTTTTCAATTAAGTACGGTCTTCCAATACGCTTCAAACAGTTTACAGAGTTTGCTTTCCTCAGAAAGTCACGAACAAACCTAA